The following proteins are co-located in the Chlorogloeopsis sp. ULAP01 genome:
- a CDS encoding HAD family phosphatase: protein MILKAVLFDFNGVIINDESIHEQLIKQILIEENLTLKPGEYKEICLGRSDRACVRDILKNRGRVVSEEYLTQLLHKKAQLYVQELEKLEKLPLYPGLDDLIFQVRSRNLKLALVSGAIRKEIELVLERAKLAQHFSVIVAGDDITASKPEPDGYLLAVEHLNQAYPELNLQPDECLVIEDTPAGIQAAKQAGMQVVGVANTYPFHMLQRQANWTVDYLTDLELERVQEVYLQRQCQPTASEC from the coding sequence ATGATTTTAAAGGCAGTTCTGTTTGATTTTAATGGCGTCATCATTAATGATGAGTCGATCCACGAACAACTAATAAAGCAAATTCTGATTGAAGAAAATCTTACTCTTAAACCAGGTGAGTATAAAGAAATTTGCCTTGGACGCAGCGATCGCGCCTGTGTGCGAGATATACTCAAAAATCGCGGTCGTGTTGTCAGTGAAGAATATTTGACTCAGTTGTTACACAAGAAGGCACAATTGTACGTGCAGGAATTAGAAAAACTGGAAAAACTGCCTTTGTATCCTGGTTTAGATGATTTGATATTTCAAGTGCGATCGCGCAATTTAAAGTTAGCTTTAGTGAGTGGAGCCATCCGTAAAGAAATAGAACTTGTGCTAGAACGCGCTAAATTAGCTCAACACTTTTCTGTAATAGTAGCTGGAGATGATATTACCGCCAGCAAACCAGAACCAGACGGTTATTTATTAGCTGTGGAACACCTTAATCAAGCATATCCCGAACTAAATCTTCAACCAGATGAATGTTTGGTAATAGAAGATACTCCCGCAGGCATCCAAGCGGCAAAACAGGCTGGGATGCAAGTAGTGGGTGTAGCGAATACTTATCCCTTCCATATGCTTCAGCGTCAAGCAAACTGGACAGTAGATTATCTAACCGACTTGGAACTAGAACGGGTACAGGAAGTTTACTTACAGCGCCAGTGCCAACCTACAGCAAGTGAATGCTAA
- a CDS encoding acylase gives MLAISQLNFIKGIFSSWYSRYTSKVFPQKSFRILCFIFSVVFTLAWASPSLTLSQRTTEILWDTYGIPHIYAKDTPNAFKAFGWAQMQSHGNLLLRLYGQARGRAAEYWGEKYLESDQWVLTMKVPERSRSWYKAQTPAFRRYLDAFAAGVNAYAKEHPDLIDDEVKVVLPVKSEDVLAHLQRVLNFTFVVSPEQIAGITDAEQKPGSNGWAIAPKKSATGNAMLLANPHLPWTDLFLWYEAQINAPGIDAYGATLVGIPVLAIAFNDNLGWTHTVNTHDGWDTYQLKLADKGYRFDGQVRPFQTETLSLKIKQKDGTLREQPLIVKSSVHGPVVSEKDGKVLALRVVGLDRPGVLEQWWDMARAKNLSQFETALKRLQLPMFTVMYADRAGNIMHLFNGQVPMRQEGDFEYWQGIIPGDTSKTLWTKIHPYQDLPRVLNPKSGWLQNANDPPWTTTFPPVIKADNFPPYMAPRHMYFRAQRSAKMLAEDPKITFDEMIAYKHSTRMELADRILDDLISAAQNQGSELAKRAAKVLAAWDRQANADSKGAVLFATWAEEIDPDQAFSQPWNENSPRTTPKGLANPASAVATLEAAAAKVEKAYGNLDVAWGEVFRVRYGNVDLPANGGEGKLGIFRVLNFVPNSDGRFQSFGGDSYIAAIEFSNPVRAMALTSYGNATQPNSPHKGDQLQMFAQQKLHPVWRNMKEIKAHLAERKEL, from the coding sequence ATGCTTGCTATTTCGCAGTTAAATTTTATTAAAGGCATTTTTTCTTCTTGGTATAGCCGTTATACAAGTAAAGTTTTTCCTCAAAAATCTTTCCGTATTTTATGCTTTATTTTTAGCGTTGTATTTACCTTAGCTTGGGCAAGTCCAAGCCTAACTTTATCGCAACGAACTACAGAAATACTTTGGGATACTTACGGTATTCCCCATATTTATGCCAAAGATACCCCCAATGCTTTCAAAGCCTTTGGTTGGGCGCAGATGCAAAGTCACGGGAACTTGCTTTTGCGTCTGTATGGGCAAGCACGGGGAAGGGCTGCCGAATACTGGGGAGAGAAATATTTAGAATCGGATCAATGGGTTCTCACGATGAAAGTTCCAGAGCGATCTCGCTCTTGGTATAAGGCACAGACTCCCGCATTTCGTCGTTATTTAGATGCGTTTGCGGCTGGTGTCAACGCTTATGCTAAAGAACATCCCGATTTGATAGATGACGAAGTAAAAGTAGTGCTGCCAGTAAAATCGGAAGATGTATTGGCTCACCTGCAAAGAGTACTTAATTTTACTTTTGTAGTCAGCCCAGAGCAAATAGCAGGTATTACTGACGCAGAGCAAAAACCAGGATCTAACGGTTGGGCGATCGCACCGAAAAAGTCTGCAACTGGTAACGCAATGTTGCTAGCAAACCCACACTTACCTTGGACAGATTTATTTTTATGGTACGAGGCACAAATTAATGCACCAGGTATTGATGCTTATGGAGCAACGCTTGTAGGAATTCCAGTTTTAGCGATCGCCTTTAATGATAATTTGGGCTGGACACATACAGTCAATACTCATGATGGCTGGGATACTTATCAACTCAAGTTAGCTGATAAAGGTTATCGCTTTGACGGACAAGTTCGCCCCTTTCAAACAGAAACCCTTTCCTTAAAAATTAAGCAAAAAGACGGCACTTTGCGCGAACAACCACTAATAGTGAAAAGTTCTGTCCACGGCCCTGTTGTCAGCGAGAAAGATGGTAAAGTTTTAGCGCTAAGAGTTGTCGGGCTTGATCGTCCGGGCGTACTAGAGCAATGGTGGGACATGGCACGAGCAAAAAACCTATCTCAGTTTGAAACTGCGCTCAAGCGTTTGCAACTGCCAATGTTTACAGTGATGTACGCAGATAGAGCCGGAAACATCATGCACCTATTTAATGGTCAAGTACCAATGCGTCAAGAAGGTGATTTTGAATATTGGCAAGGTATAATCCCAGGCGACACCTCTAAAACTTTATGGACAAAAATTCACCCTTACCAAGATTTACCCCGCGTACTTAACCCAAAAAGTGGTTGGTTGCAAAATGCCAACGATCCACCTTGGACAACAACATTTCCACCTGTTATTAAAGCAGATAATTTTCCGCCTTACATGGCACCACGTCATATGTATTTCCGAGCGCAGCGATCGGCAAAAATGTTGGCGGAAGATCCCAAAATAACTTTCGACGAAATGATTGCATACAAACATTCAACCCGTATGGAACTAGCTGATCGCATTCTAGATGATTTAATTTCCGCAGCACAAAACCAGGGAAGTGAGTTAGCAAAACGAGCCGCTAAGGTACTGGCAGCTTGGGATAGACAAGCCAATGCAGATAGTAAAGGTGCAGTTCTTTTTGCTACTTGGGCAGAGGAAATTGATCCAGATCAGGCATTTAGTCAACCCTGGAATGAAAACTCTCCACGCACTACTCCCAAAGGTTTGGCAAATCCTGCAAGTGCAGTAGCAACTCTCGAAGCAGCAGCAGCTAAGGTAGAGAAAGCCTATGGTAACCTAGATGTAGCTTGGGGAGAAGTTTTTCGGGTTAGGTATGGAAATGTAGATTTACCAGCCAACGGAGGAGAAGGAAAATTAGGCATCTTTCGTGTACTCAACTTCGTTCCAAATTCTGATGGGCGCTTCCAATCGTTTGGAGGCGATTCTTATATTGCTGCAATTGAATTTTCTAATCCTGTACGGGCAATGGCACTTACTAGCTACGGTAATGCCACTCAGCCGAATTCACCCCACAAGGGCGATCAATTGCAGATGTTTGCCCAGCAAAAGTTGCACCCAGTTTGGCGCAATATGAAAGAGATTAAAGCTCATTTAGCGGAACGCAAGGAATTGTAA
- a CDS encoding nucleoside hydrolase: MRKFLIDTDTASDDAVALIMAHRCPDIHVEAVTIVSGNVPVEQGVKNALYTLEVCNVSTPVYIGCSKPILRASSYAHWFHGDDGMSNRYYPEPKSQAQSAHAIEVIIETIKTYPGEITLVTLGPLTNIATALLRAPEIASLVQRCVIMGGAANTVGNVTPSAEYNIWVDPEAAKIVFHSGMPIEMVGWELSRHDAALTPAEIETITNFGTQTSRLAMECNKIALDTSMNIQSAPGLMLPDPVAIAVALDPNIVKRQGKYFVEIEITSELTRGATVVDELGVLHKTPNINVVWAINIPRWKELLYTCLRS; the protein is encoded by the coding sequence ATGCGTAAATTTTTAATAGACACAGATACTGCTTCTGATGATGCTGTTGCTCTGATTATGGCACATCGTTGCCCAGATATCCATGTTGAAGCAGTAACAATTGTGAGTGGTAATGTACCTGTGGAGCAGGGAGTTAAAAATGCACTGTATACGCTCGAAGTATGCAATGTTTCCACACCAGTATATATCGGCTGCTCTAAGCCAATATTGAGAGCAAGTAGTTACGCACATTGGTTTCATGGTGATGATGGCATGAGTAATAGGTACTACCCTGAGCCTAAAAGTCAAGCTCAATCAGCACATGCGATCGAGGTAATTATTGAAACTATCAAAACTTATCCTGGTGAAATCACGCTTGTGACACTAGGGCCACTTACCAATATAGCTACTGCATTACTACGCGCTCCAGAAATAGCCTCGTTAGTACAGCGTTGTGTGATTATGGGTGGTGCAGCTAATACAGTTGGTAATGTTACACCATCTGCTGAGTATAACATTTGGGTAGATCCAGAAGCTGCCAAAATTGTCTTTCATAGTGGTATGCCAATAGAAATGGTAGGTTGGGAGTTAAGCCGCCACGATGCTGCCTTAACCCCTGCCGAAATAGAGACAATTACTAACTTCGGTACACAAACATCACGTTTGGCAATGGAGTGCAACAAAATAGCTTTAGATACCAGTATGAACATTCAGTCTGCTCCTGGTTTGATGCTACCCGATCCTGTAGCGATCGCTGTTGCTCTCGATCCAAATATTGTCAAGCGGCAAGGCAAATACTTTGTAGAAATTGAAATTACAAGTGAACTTACACGAGGTGCAACAGTTGTCGATGAGTTGGGCGTACTGCACAAAACCCCAAACATAAATGTAGTCTGGGCTATAAATATACCCCGATGGAAAGAACTTTTGTATACTTGTTTACGCTCTTGA
- a CDS encoding DUF2382 domain-containing protein produces MALVKLEDLYPDYREYGSDIDNLKSFDVYGANNDKVGSVFDILVDENTGRFRYFVVDTGFWIFGKKVLLPVGRASISYTDKRIYASGLTKEQVENLPDYDSLERIDYDYEEQVRGVYRPMADTSALNQSATYDYDRNTYNYEQEPSLYDMSDRDHQNLKLYEERLVANKQRRKAGEVSIGKHVETETARVAVPVEQERVVIERTNPTNTKPVDPSQANFQEGEVARMDIYEETPNIQKEAVVREEVRVKKVVETDTAEATDTIRREELDVDTQERSK; encoded by the coding sequence ATGGCACTTGTCAAACTAGAAGACCTATACCCTGACTATCGTGAATATGGCTCTGACATCGATAATCTTAAGAGTTTTGATGTTTATGGAGCAAATAATGACAAAGTAGGTTCGGTATTCGATATCTTAGTTGATGAAAATACTGGTCGCTTCCGCTATTTTGTTGTAGATACAGGTTTCTGGATTTTTGGCAAAAAAGTTTTATTACCAGTTGGTCGTGCTAGTATCAGCTACACAGATAAACGAATTTATGCCTCTGGACTTACTAAAGAGCAGGTAGAAAATTTGCCTGACTATGACAGCCTAGAAAGAATTGATTATGACTATGAAGAGCAAGTCCGTGGTGTATATCGTCCAATGGCTGATACTTCCGCTTTGAATCAATCAGCTACTTACGATTATGATCGCAACACCTACAATTATGAGCAAGAACCGTCATTGTATGACATGAGTGATCGCGATCATCAAAATCTAAAGCTGTACGAAGAACGACTAGTTGCCAACAAACAACGTCGTAAAGCTGGAGAAGTAAGCATTGGTAAACACGTAGAAACCGAAACTGCTCGTGTTGCAGTACCTGTAGAACAAGAGCGAGTGGTAATCGAGCGGACAAATCCCACAAATACTAAACCCGTAGATCCTAGTCAAGCTAACTTCCAAGAAGGCGAAGTAGCTCGCATGGATATCTATGAAGAAACACCCAACATACAAAAAGAAGCTGTGGTGCGAGAAGAAGTTCGAGTCAAAAAAGTCGTAGAGACTGACACTGCTGAAGCCACTGACACAATCCGACGCGAAGAACTAGACGTGGATACCCAAGAACGCTCTAAGTAA
- a CDS encoding RtcB family protein produces MPYEELEISTPSPVLSWANHPLGSEEIKMAKNVASLPFVFKHVALMPDVHLGKGALVGSVIATKEAIIPAAVGVDVGCGMGAIKTPFKGEQLEGKLKKIRQDIEAAIPTGFNENKDVEKSVTNWQRWRDFPDLHSGVQDLQGKAMRQMGSLGSGNHFIEVCLDTENQVWLMLHSGSRNIGNMLAQCHISTAKELAKMAGNKLADPDLAYFVANTPEFNAYWRDLQWAQDYARFNRDVMMARFKHIIEKHLAGGKATKPLLEVNCHHNYAEKEMHFGEEVYVTRKGAVRAKKEDYGIIPGSMGAKSYIVKGKGHAHSFCSCSHGAGRLISRNKAKNVYTLDDLIEQTKGVECRKDTGVLDEIPGAYKPIDQVMENQSDLVEVVATLKQVICVKG; encoded by the coding sequence ATGCCTTACGAAGAATTAGAAATTTCTACACCATCTCCAGTTTTATCTTGGGCAAATCACCCTTTAGGCTCAGAAGAAATTAAGATGGCAAAAAATGTAGCATCATTGCCATTTGTATTTAAACACGTGGCATTAATGCCAGATGTTCACTTAGGAAAAGGAGCTTTAGTTGGTTCTGTAATTGCTACAAAAGAAGCTATTATCCCTGCGGCTGTGGGTGTAGATGTTGGTTGCGGTATGGGTGCAATTAAAACACCATTTAAGGGAGAACAACTAGAAGGAAAACTGAAGAAAATTAGGCAGGATATTGAAGCAGCAATTCCTACTGGTTTCAACGAAAATAAAGATGTAGAAAAAAGTGTTACCAATTGGCAACGATGGCGTGATTTCCCTGACTTGCATTCAGGAGTACAAGACTTGCAAGGCAAAGCCATGAGACAAATGGGTTCTCTCGGTAGCGGCAACCATTTTATTGAAGTTTGTCTCGATACAGAAAACCAAGTTTGGCTGATGTTGCATTCCGGTTCCCGCAATATCGGTAATATGCTTGCTCAGTGCCACATTAGCACAGCCAAGGAATTGGCAAAAATGGCAGGAAACAAATTAGCCGATCCTGATTTAGCTTACTTTGTAGCTAATACGCCGGAATTCAATGCCTATTGGCGAGATTTGCAGTGGGCGCAGGATTATGCGCGTTTCAATCGCGATGTGATGATGGCGCGTTTCAAGCACATTATCGAGAAGCACCTAGCAGGCGGAAAGGCTACTAAACCTTTATTAGAGGTGAATTGCCATCACAATTACGCTGAAAAAGAAATGCATTTTGGTGAGGAAGTATACGTAACTCGTAAAGGTGCAGTCCGCGCCAAAAAGGAAGACTACGGGATTATCCCTGGTTCAATGGGGGCAAAATCTTATATCGTCAAAGGTAAAGGTCATGCTCACAGCTTTTGTTCTTGTTCTCACGGTGCAGGACGTTTGATATCAAGAAATAAGGCAAAAAATGTCTATACTCTTGATGATTTGATAGAGCAAACAAAAGGTGTTGAATGTCGAAAAGATACTGGTGTTTTAGACGAAATTCCTGGTGCTTATAAACCAATAGATCAAGTTATGGAAAATCAATCTGATTTGGTGGAAGTTGTGGCGACTCTCAAGCAGGTTATTTGTGTGAAGGGATGA
- a CDS encoding AI-2E family transporter has product MRFGQLIGFLALAISIYILWQIRTILLVIFAAVVLATVLNQLVQFFQRARIKRGVAVALTVVCVLLVLFGFFTLIVPRLVEQSQQLTRLLPLTVEQLRLWNNWLRGAIPEQFLENISGLGYLTQGLQNWLNQLLNNFFYLVSRSLAVAVGLLLFFVLTIMLLTNPSPYRQGFILLFPAFYRRRVNEILDQCATSLTGWIKGTLLTMLIIATLSYFGLLILGVPLPLVNAALAGLLEFIPNVGPTLSTIPPALLALGVAPWKAVAVIALYFGIQQIESLVVLPLIMESQVSLLPAVTLVAVVIFGSFFGFLGVFLAVPLVIVLQIWIKEVLVKDILNHWQGNKKEHFEDESDVNDSKSNSTFENS; this is encoded by the coding sequence GTGCGTTTCGGGCAATTAATCGGCTTTCTCGCTCTTGCTATATCTATTTATATCCTCTGGCAAATTCGCACTATCCTTTTGGTGATATTTGCGGCTGTCGTCTTGGCAACAGTACTAAATCAATTGGTGCAATTTTTTCAAAGAGCTAGGATCAAGCGAGGCGTGGCAGTTGCGCTCACAGTTGTCTGTGTACTACTTGTATTATTCGGTTTTTTCACTTTGATTGTGCCACGTCTTGTCGAGCAATCACAACAACTGACCAGACTTTTACCTTTGACAGTAGAACAATTACGTTTATGGAATAACTGGCTGCGCGGTGCAATTCCAGAGCAATTTCTAGAAAATATTAGTGGGCTTGGTTATCTGACTCAGGGTTTACAAAATTGGTTAAATCAATTACTTAATAATTTCTTTTACTTAGTTAGCAGATCACTAGCTGTTGCTGTGGGATTGTTGCTATTCTTTGTGTTGACAATTATGCTTTTGACCAATCCCTCACCATATCGACAAGGCTTCATACTATTATTTCCTGCCTTCTACCGCAGAAGAGTGAATGAAATTTTAGATCAATGTGCAACTTCTTTAACTGGCTGGATCAAAGGCACACTCCTAACAATGTTAATCATTGCCACACTAAGTTATTTTGGATTATTGATTTTGGGAGTGCCATTGCCACTAGTAAATGCAGCTTTAGCAGGGCTATTAGAATTTATACCAAATGTAGGGCCAACATTAAGTACAATTCCACCAGCACTTTTGGCATTGGGTGTTGCACCTTGGAAAGCAGTTGCAGTTATTGCTTTATACTTTGGAATTCAACAAATTGAAAGCTTAGTTGTATTACCTTTGATTATGGAAAGTCAAGTATCTTTATTGCCAGCAGTTACCTTAGTGGCGGTAGTAATATTTGGTAGTTTTTTTGGATTTTTAGGTGTATTTCTGGCTGTTCCTTTAGTAATTGTGCTGCAAATTTGGATAAAAGAAGTTTTAGTCAAAGATATACTTAATCATTGGCAAGGAAATAAAAAAGAGCATTTTGAAGATGAATCAGATGTAAATGATAGTAAATCTAACTCTACGTTTGAAAATAGTTAA
- a CDS encoding class I SAM-dependent methyltransferase, translating into MNQKNLKVFFEIHQGIPRQGPGDSESTKKAFLKMVDLPSNIKILDIGCGAGFQTLDLANLINGKIIAIDKHTLYVDKLKQKVLQKELSDKIEVVNADMFTLDFPQASFDVIWAEGAIYIIGFENGIEQWKSLLKQGGYLAATEITWLKPHPPRELEEFWNANYPAMQDVDGNLKIIQKNSGYKIIDWLILPESAWWNHYYNPLEERVQLLKKHYQDDVEALEVINMTQLEIDLYRKYSEYYGYIFYILQKLSN; encoded by the coding sequence GTGAATCAAAAAAATTTGAAAGTCTTTTTTGAAATTCATCAGGGTATACCCAGGCAAGGGCCTGGTGATTCTGAATCTACAAAAAAAGCTTTTCTAAAGATGGTTGATTTGCCATCAAATATAAAGATACTGGATATTGGTTGTGGAGCGGGCTTTCAAACTTTAGATTTAGCCAATTTGATAAATGGAAAAATTATTGCGATTGACAAGCATACTTTGTATGTCGATAAACTTAAACAGAAAGTTCTACAAAAAGAATTGTCAGACAAAATCGAAGTAGTAAATGCTGATATGTTTACCCTCGATTTTCCTCAGGCAAGTTTTGATGTTATTTGGGCTGAAGGTGCAATATACATTATCGGTTTTGAAAACGGAATAGAGCAGTGGAAGTCTTTACTTAAACAGGGGGGTTACTTGGCGGCGACAGAAATTACATGGCTTAAACCTCATCCACCAAGGGAACTAGAGGAATTTTGGAATGCAAATTATCCTGCAATGCAAGATGTTGATGGTAATTTGAAGATTATTCAAAAAAATAGTGGATATAAAATTATTGATTGGTTGATACTGCCGGAGTCAGCTTGGTGGAATCATTACTATAATCCCCTGGAAGAGAGAGTACAGCTATTAAAAAAACATTACCAAGATGATGTAGAGGCTCTTGAAGTTATTAATATGACTCAATTGGAAATTGACCTTTATCGGAAATACTCTGAATATTATGGTTATATCTTCTACATTCTTCAAAAATTGTCAAATTAA
- a CDS encoding class I SAM-dependent methyltransferase yields MAVRQDTIWERFLSPLVRYFINEEELRRYAESVDWERESDRFRRADVTIPAYYSTQNFHGIQGGYLKSGAAVTYDAVTQYVLPPNEAWVRQALIDAVKVQPRRILDLGCGTGSTTLMLKQTFPEAEVIGLDLSPYMLVRASHKAKNAALNIHWQHGNAEKTGFAPDSFDLVTATLLFHETPPRVSQAILKESFRLLRVGGQVLILDGNQKALSQLEWLNDVFEEPYIREYAALSVDAWMGAAGFETVRTQDVWWIHQVSSGIKPIPTSEGIAEVNMRQYTSTSIDKTSNNNDLQGFPSPAFNTTA; encoded by the coding sequence ATGGCAGTTCGTCAAGATACAATTTGGGAGCGTTTCTTGTCTCCTTTAGTACGTTATTTCATCAATGAAGAGGAGTTGCGGCGCTACGCCGAGAGTGTGGATTGGGAAAGGGAAAGCGATCGCTTCCGACGTGCCGACGTTACAATCCCTGCCTACTACAGCACTCAAAACTTTCACGGTATTCAGGGCGGATATCTAAAGTCTGGTGCGGCGGTTACCTACGACGCTGTTACTCAGTATGTGCTACCACCAAATGAAGCTTGGGTACGCCAAGCTTTAATTGATGCTGTCAAAGTACAGCCACGGCGCATTTTGGATTTAGGGTGCGGTACTGGTTCGACAACATTAATGCTCAAGCAAACTTTCCCGGAAGCAGAAGTTATTGGTTTAGATTTGTCGCCCTATATGCTAGTAAGAGCTAGCCATAAAGCCAAAAACGCTGCTTTAAATATTCACTGGCAACACGGTAATGCAGAAAAGACGGGTTTTGCCCCTGATTCTTTTGACTTAGTAACAGCTACTTTGTTATTTCACGAAACACCGCCAAGAGTATCACAGGCAATTCTGAAAGAAAGCTTCCGATTGTTGAGGGTAGGTGGACAAGTACTGATTCTCGATGGTAATCAAAAGGCCCTAAGTCAGTTAGAATGGCTCAATGATGTGTTTGAGGAGCCGTATATTCGTGAATACGCAGCGCTCAGTGTGGATGCATGGATGGGTGCAGCAGGATTTGAAACAGTACGAACCCAAGATGTATGGTGGATACATCAAGTGTCTAGTGGTATAAAACCAATACCAACATCAGAAGGAATTGCTGAAGTGAATATGCGGCAGTATACTTCTACATCGATAGACAAAACATCAAATAATAACGATTTGCAGGGTTTTCCCTCTCCAGCTTTCAATACAACGGCATGA
- a CDS encoding thioesterase II family protein, whose amino-acid sequence MANTQFLNWITCPKPNPQASVRLFCFPYAGGSSLIFRQWRDYLPTTVELCPVEIPGRGTQMKSPPFTQLEPLVRAIASAIQPYLDKPFAFFGHSMGGLVSFELTRLLRKQYDISPNYLFVSGRHAPQIPNSDPPIHNLPEQEFLEELRRLNGTPKSVLENRELMQLFLPILRADFAVLETYVYTEQPPLNCPITVCGGLQDQEVSYDQLQAWQEQTSNSFSVHMLPGDHFFLHSDQRQLVEIISRTLHEVKGTAIGD is encoded by the coding sequence TCAAGCTTCAGTACGACTATTTTGTTTTCCTTATGCAGGTGGCAGTTCTCTAATTTTTCGCCAATGGCGAGATTATTTACCAACAACAGTTGAACTTTGCCCTGTAGAAATTCCTGGGCGGGGAACTCAAATGAAGTCACCTCCATTCACTCAGCTAGAACCTCTTGTCAGAGCGATCGCATCTGCTATTCAACCATATTTAGACAAACCATTCGCCTTTTTTGGTCACAGTATGGGTGGGCTAGTGAGTTTTGAGCTTACCCGTCTACTTCGCAAACAATATGATATCAGCCCAAATTACCTGTTTGTATCTGGTCGCCACGCTCCTCAAATTCCTAATTCAGATCCACCTATTCACAATCTACCAGAACAGGAGTTTTTGGAAGAACTGCGTCGTTTAAATGGTACTCCCAAATCTGTTCTAGAAAATCGCGAACTGATGCAACTTTTTTTACCTATTCTGCGAGCAGATTTTGCAGTTCTAGAAACTTATGTTTATACTGAACAGCCACCACTTAATTGTCCCATTACTGTTTGTGGTGGTTTGCAAGACCAAGAAGTTAGTTACGATCAACTTCAAGCATGGCAAGAGCAAACAAGCAATTCCTTCTCTGTACATATGCTTCCTGGCGATCACTTCTTTTTGCATTCAGATCAAAGGCAGCTAGTGGAGATTATTTCTAGAACGCTGCATGAAGTAAAAGGGACTGCGATCGGTGATTAG
- a CDS encoding ThiF family adenylyltransferase — protein MSMFFHEQLYRSNTVMAKLKNYPITICGAGALGANIAENLARSGFDKLTVIDRDRIEERNLSTQPYYRSDVGAFKVKILANNLYRAIGTKLDTKAKELTSANTTQLLKDSHLIIDIFDNSVARQAVKDYANQFKIPCLHAGLSADYAEVIWNQVYRVPSDVNDDICDYPLARNLVILTVAVVCEEIISFIFTAQQRNFTITLKDLTVQSL, from the coding sequence ATGAGTATGTTTTTTCACGAACAGCTTTACCGCAGCAATACTGTGATGGCAAAGCTGAAGAATTACCCCATAACAATTTGTGGGGCTGGAGCATTGGGAGCTAACATTGCTGAAAACTTGGCTCGATCTGGTTTTGACAAACTCACAGTCATTGATCGCGATCGCATTGAAGAACGCAACCTTTCGACTCAGCCTTATTATCGTTCTGATGTGGGAGCGTTTAAAGTAAAAATTTTGGCGAACAATTTATACCGAGCGATTGGTACTAAACTTGATACCAAGGCAAAGGAATTGACATCAGCAAATACAACTCAACTACTCAAAGATAGCCATTTGATTATCGATATTTTTGACAACAGTGTAGCACGTCAGGCGGTGAAGGATTATGCCAATCAATTCAAGATTCCTTGTCTTCATGCTGGGCTATCAGCAGATTATGCAGAAGTAATTTGGAATCAGGTTTATCGTGTTCCTTCTGATGTTAATGATGATATCTGTGATTATCCACTGGCACGAAACTTGGTAATCTTAACTGTTGCTGTTGTCTGTGAAGAAATCATTTCCTTTATTTTTACAGCACAACAGCGTAACTTTACCATCACCTTGAAGGATTTAACTGTTCAATCTCTTTAA